DNA from Cystobacter fuscus DSM 2262:
CTGGAAGGCGGGCTCCAGGTATTTGTTCCACAGGTCCAGGGGTTCAATCACGTGTGCTTCTGAATCCAGGATGGGCAGTTGAGATGCCATGACTTGAGTTTCCTCGACCGCACGCGAAAACAGCTCAAGTTTTCCCGCGTTGACAGGTAGGGGGAGGGCGTGGTTAGGTCGGGTCCTCTCGCGCTACCCTCTACGGTGGTCAGATGACGGATCGCAGCGTGTCGGATGCGAATGCATCCTGGAAGCGGACGTGGCCCAAGATCGTGGCGAGGGCATGGGCAGACGACGCTTTCATGGAACGGCTGAAGCGGGATCCGCTGAGTGTGGCCAAGGAGTATGACCTGCCCATCATCGAAGACGCCGCGTATCAGGTCGTCGTCTACGATAATCCCGCCTCGGTGATCTCCGTGGTTCTGAGCATTCCTCCGAAGCCGGGGGATCTGCAGGACGAGAGCCTGGAGACGCTTTCCTCGTACGCCGAGAGGACGAGCTGCGCCAACTCGAGCACGGCTTGAGGGTTGTCGCGGGTGGTATCCTCGCCGCATGGCTGTTCCTCGGATTCCTGTCTTCAGTCGACACCTCCAGGTCGAGTCCATCGAATCCGTCGGTGTCTTCCTGATCACCGATGAGGATGTCGTCTGGCTTGGCGGTGAGCTTTATCAGGCCCTGGTGCCCCTGGCCGATGGTCAGCGGTCACCGGAAGATATCGTCGCGGTGCTGGAGCCCCGCTACACGGCCGCGAAGGTGTATTACGCGCTGGAACGCCTGACACGGAAGGGTTGGCTCGTCGAGGCGGCTCCTGGAATCCCTCCCGAGGACGTCGAGTATTGGAATGGACTGGGAGTGGACGCCGCCAGCGGAGCCAGGGCCCTGGCTTCGTCGCGGGTGTCCCTGGTGCGGTCCGGGAACGCAACGCTCGACACGGTCCTGGAGGAGGCGCTCGAGGCGGCGGGCATCCCGCTCGTCGAGCATGGGGGTGGCCTCACCCTCGTCGTCACCGATGACTATTTGAATCCTTCCCTCGCGGCGCTGAACCAGCAGGCGCTGCGCTCCGGCGGGCCCTGGGTGCTGGCCCGGCTCACGGGCAAGGTGGCCTGGCTCGGCCCCTGTTTCGTGCCAGGGAAGACGGCGTGCTGGGAGTGTCTGGCCCAGCGCCTGCGCACCAACCGCCTCGTCCTCAAGTTCATCGAGGAGCGCCGCGGCCAAGGCTTCCTGTCCCAGCCAGGCCGTGGCTCCAGCGAGAGTTCCCTGCGCGCGGCGGCTTCCCTGTTGGCCATGGCCATGGTCCGAGGCCTCGTCACCGAGAAGAGTGGGCTCGAGGATGTGCTCGTCACGCTGGACACGAGGGCGCTCCAGACGGAGCACCACGCGGTGGTCCGCCGTCCGCAGTGCCCCGCGTGTGGCAATCCCAGACTCATGGAGGAGCGGCAGCTCCGCCCCTTCCAGCTCGAATCCCAGCGCAAGCGCTTCACCCAGGATGGGGGGCACCGACTCATCAGCCCCGAGGAGACGTTGCGCCTCCACCAACACCACGTCAGCCGGCTCACCGGGGTGGTCCAACAGCTCAAACCCATCCACACCGGAGAGGGCGAGCTCGCGCCCATCATCGACTCTGGCCCCAACTTCGCCCGTCGTAGCCAGGAATTGGAGCTGCTCAAACAGACGTTGCGGAACCGGAGCACTGGCAAGGGAAAGACGTGGGCCCAGGCCCGGGCCAGCGGGCTGTGCGAGGCCATCGAGCGCTACTGCGGCGTGTTCCAGGGAGATGAAGCCCGGCACTGGGACACGTTCCAGGGACTCGGGGAGGAGGCGCTCCATCCCCAGCCAC
Protein-coding regions in this window:
- a CDS encoding TOMM precursor leader peptide-binding protein — its product is MAVPRIPVFSRHLQVESIESVGVFLITDEDVVWLGGELYQALVPLADGQRSPEDIVAVLEPRYTAAKVYYALERLTRKGWLVEAAPGIPPEDVEYWNGLGVDAASGARALASSRVSLVRSGNATLDTVLEEALEAAGIPLVEHGGGLTLVVTDDYLNPSLAALNQQALRSGGPWVLARLTGKVAWLGPCFVPGKTACWECLAQRLRTNRLVLKFIEERRGQGFLSQPGRGSSESSLRAAASLLAMAMVRGLVTEKSGLEDVLVTLDTRALQTEHHAVVRRPQCPACGNPRLMEERQLRPFQLESQRKRFTQDGGHRLISPEETLRLHQHHVSRLTGVVQQLKPIHTGEGELAPIIDSGPNFARRSQELELLKQTLRNRSTGKGKTWAQARASGLCEAIERYCGVFQGDEARHWDTFQGLGEEALHPQPLLGFSERQYRLREQWNATSASRIHQVPHPFDEGQRVEWSPVWSLTQRRRRYVPTAYCYYGYSDGAPAFCWADSNGCAAGNSLEEAILQGFLELAERDGVALWWYNRVRRPLVRLEDFDEPYFHELARSYQRMGREFWVLDLTTDLGIPTFAALSRDMTRAPERISMGFGAHLEARLGILRALTEMNQFLPLLELSAAGASPGESEFTRWLETATLAQHPYLAPSEGALADTAAYRAQPGSEDLREDVEHCVERARRLGLETLVLDQTRPDVGLSVVRVIVPGLRHMWPRLGPGRLHDVPVRLGWLSQPTPEEQLNPVGIFI